Proteins co-encoded in one Gopherus evgoodei ecotype Sinaloan lineage chromosome 4, rGopEvg1_v1.p, whole genome shotgun sequence genomic window:
- the LOC115651473 gene encoding glycine N-acyltransferase-like protein 3: MSPANAMLLNDTWMFGGNSWSLHYLSFLIRHFPSACLLDPEGTPISWCLSDPLAVLTHSYTLPQHRGLRLMGCTMGTLAAQLHTHSFPVYTRVLLHNETSLHNLQRLSFRILPGVFYLLVVRPGFAQSQPASALDSAQDPVPSSGEQPRAQ, translated from the coding sequence ATGTCGCCCGCCAATGCCATGCTACTCAACGACACCTGGATGTTTGGGGGGaacagctggagcctgcactaCCTGAGCTTCCTGATCCGCCACTTCCCCAGTGCCTGCCTGCTGGACCCTGAGGGGACCCCCATCTCCTGGTGCCTCTCTGACCCGCTGGCTGTCCTGACACACAGTTACACCCTCCCACAGCATCGTGGCCTGCGCCTCATGGGGTGCACAATGGGGACGCTGGCGGCACAGCTGCATACCCACAGCTTCCCTGTTTACACCCGGGTGCTGCTCCACAATGAGACTTCACTGCACAACCTGCAACGTCTCAGCTTCCGCATCCTGCCTGGGGTGTTCTACCTGCTGGTGGTGAGGCCTGGGTTCGCCCAGTCCCAGCCAGCCAGTGCCCTGGActcagcccaggaccctgtgcccagctctggggaACAGCCACGCGCCCAATAG